A single window of Microplitis demolitor isolate Queensland-Clemson2020A chromosome 7, iyMicDemo2.1a, whole genome shotgun sequence DNA harbors:
- the LOC103574644 gene encoding plexin-B: MRLFGPKAFAILLVVPPPPRLRTPTPAQTGTQTQTGTLRSPQSFRSIESLLSSVWLFTVVLVTLTISTTIASAQTVPSSSSSASSSSSTASASSHLSQDNSTLHIVARFPPESGHRPIDAFGKLDPNSTREGPLRFNHLTIDPNTGRLYAGAVNRLMQFDANLKLEQLVSTGPRLDNPQCHATGCTSREMTTSLMDNVNKLLIGDLESKTLIACGSLLQGACEKYNMSNISQKPNFLPHSVAANDEHSSTFAFIGPKRYNAWEHTSNILYVGTTFTNNGEYRHDVPAISSRQLGTLEYAQYTFHKQSILHIDVKYRDHFLVKYIYGFNASDYAYFVLVQKQSYLPEQEELGYVSRLARSCINDSNYDSYTEVTLQCNVDMGNGTEQVYNLVQDAKVAAAGSDLASQLGITTGDPVFVSVFSPSKGITNEPLPRSALCVYSLQDIEAKFNENIYMCFNGSIKYRNMGYISGPIQDGECPEAGTTGNIINFCEVGLKISGVSPIIGHAILQFPDTFVTSIKVANTESHTVAFLGTNDGMLKKVLLSGSESSVYETVAVDKGHKIMSDMVLSSDGAYIYVLSSGRITKVKVEHCSDYTSCSTCLDAKDPYCGWCSLEKRCTVRSTCQKANRSSPRWLSLSTGQQCIDFEQVLPDRLPIKQMATVQLTIRTLPELPSGANYKCVFGNSEPIDATMTGSGLSCPAPPIQRRPSIPEGTDHVLVPLSVRSSETNKDFVSRNFAYFDCSRHTLCSECVTSPWSCSWCVYDNKCTHNTSGCQGNIISGDNANAATLAAHGVQYCPRFSKRQEPLMLPNNVPKEIVLEVENLPHPQIGHTGFQCIVSIEGANLRVQARVDSSRFIVCDKTIYSYEATTGEYEASVTVVWNTNHHVDRTTIILYKCEVLGSHREHADCSLCMTRDPRFDCSWCGNSCMNRHSCLHVPFSECPKPRIDMIRPLSGPIEGGTLVTIEGSNLGLKRSDVANKIHIGNTPCTLVDYEISVRIICRTGQREATDKATVVVGNDAGYTESTVLFQYKDIQLSGIYPSVGPQSGGTQIAITGEYLNIGSTISAYLDELKCHVNATQASSTRLTCVTSKSNSVRQIQTLTLSIDGANRTLNNNPFNYTQDPTIMEIKPLRSFVSGGRMITVHGTNLDTIQKPEMEVYADNELKPVNRTVCIVLNPTQMECPSPSVADKFYNHRAKRLVRSLIYKQQQQQQPHSLIASRGTKDTQLSLKIAFVMDNVESVRDLEKHFQNLRHRLLYVEDPKFFSFPHMVKLYKGDTLVIEGENLNYASDETDVNVTVGTAVCNVTSLAHTQLVCTPPDQQPAGTDEMGIKTKRGLPLVVVRVGRSLRFPIGYLQYDVIKSYPIPPEAIAGIAAGTFGLVFLFVLVLVVYRRKSTQAEREYKRIQIQMDTLESNIRMECKQAFAELQTDMTDLTADLESSGIPTLDHKNYIMKVFFPGVLDHPILSDPRSRSALSRSNYDTAMIQFEQLVNNKCFILTFIETLEAQKDFNIRDKVNVASLLMVVLMGKMEYATDVLMNLLLRLIDKSVDTKHPQLMLRRTESVVEKMLTNWMALCMYNYLKDYAASSLFLLFKAIKHQIEKGPVDVVTHDARYSLSEERLLREQIDHSVVTLHVVQDDLDEKIQCKVLDCDTISQVKSKILDALYKNTPFSLRPSIHNVDLEWRHGRGGHLTLQDEDLTTKCSGGWKKINTLSHYGVKESAVMSLIPRQTDAFTMGCKTPYHTCKPSSHHQQHTHHHSLHRINHCSTGHLPSTPSHGLLSPIMYPHPPGIYFDAQHSPSLITANGDIESSGNQRLWHLIRPIDEVHCPPSNGFTNSKHHHHHTECTHKAIPEIFLTRLLSTKGTVQKFVDDFLNTILTANEALPSAVKWLFDFLDEAAKRHGITDPEVAHAWKSNSLPLRFWVNFIKNPDFMFDINKSTTVDSSLSVIAQMFMDACSTTEHRLGKDSPSNKLLFAKDIPHYRDKVGRFYHDVQKLPPITEQDISSAMQQLSASHGNEFDVIAALKELYIYVHKYYEQILEALESDAGCRKLHLAHRLENVACTLEGEETSAC, encoded by the exons ATGAGACTCTTTGGACCAAAAGCTTTTGCCATTTTACTGGTGGTACCGCCGCCGCCACGATTACGTACACCGACACCAGCGCAAACAGGAACCCAAACACAAACAGGCACACTGAGATCACCACAGAGCTTTAGGTCCATCGAATCACTCCTTTCGTCAGTATGGCTATTCACGGTAGTCCTGGTAACATTAACAATAAGTACAACAATAGCATCTGCACAAACTGTCCCCTCGTCGAGCTCATCCGCATCCTCATCTTCCTCGACGGCCTCCGCATCTTCTCATCTGTCCCAAGACAACTCGACCCTCCACATTGTCGCCCGTTTTCCACCTGAATCCGGCCATCGCCCGATTGACGCCTTCGGCAAATTGGATCCGAATTCAACGCGCGAGGGGCCGCTGCGTTTTAATCATCTGACGATTGACCCAAACACCGGAAGACTCTACGCCGGTGCTGTTAATAGACTGATGCAATTTGATGCAAACCTCAAACTAGAGCAACTTGTATCCACTG GACCAAGGTTAGATAATCCCCAGTGCCATGCAACCGGATGTACGTCACGTGAAATGACAACGTCGTTAATGGACAACGTAAACAAACTTCTGATTGGTGATCTCGAGTCAAAGACTCTAATAGCGTGCGGGTCTCTGCTCCAGGGTGCTTGTGAGAAGTACAATATGTCAAACATCTCACAGAAGCCAAATTTTTTACCCCACAGTGTCGCGGCAAATGACGAGCATTCATCAACGTTTGCATTTATTGGACCAAAACGTTACAATGCCTGGGAGCATACCAGCAACATTCTATATGTCGGCACAACATTTACAAATAACGGCGAGTATCGACACGACGTACCAGCGATATCCAGTCGTCAACTGGGTACTCTTGAGTATGCACAGTATACATTCCACAAGCAATCAATACTTCACATTGATGTTAAATATCGCGATCACTTTcttgttaaatatatttatggttTCAATGCCAGTGATTATGCATACTTTGTTCTTGTACAAAAACAATCATATTTACCGGAACAAGAGGAATTGGGTTACGTATCACGTTTAGCACGTAGTTGTATTAATGATTCTAATTACGATAGTTATACCGAGGTAACGCTCCAGTGTAATGTTGATATGGGCAATGGGACTGAacaagtttataatttagtacAGGATGCCAAAGTTGCTGCCGCCGGAAGTGATTTAGCCTCACAGTTGGGTATCACTACGGGCGATCCGGTATTTGTATCGGTATTTTCACCAAGCAAAGGCATTACTAATGAACCGCTACCACGATCAGCATTATGTGTTTACAGTCTTCAAGACATCGAGGCTAAGTTCAATGAAAACATTTACATGTGTTTCAATGGCAGTATCAAGTACCGCAATATGGGTTACATAAGCGGACCAATACAAGACGGCGAGTGCCCGGAAGCCGGCACCACTGgtaacattattaatttttgtgaggTTGGTCTCAAAATATCTGGCGTATCGCCGATTATTGGCCATGCGATTCTACAGTTTCCCGATACTTTTGTTACCTCGATAAAGGTCGCAAACACTGAGAGCCACACGGTTGCATTTTTGGGGACCAATGACGGCATGCTGAAGAAAGTTCTGCTCTCGGGTTCCGAGTCCTCGGTTTATGAAACTGTTGCTGTCGATAAGGGACACAAAATAATGTCTGATATGGTTTTGTCCTCAGACGGtgcttatatttatgtacTGTCTTCCGGAAGAATAACAAAAGTAAAAGTTGAGCATTGCAGTGATTATACCAGTTGCAGTACGTGTTTAGACGCCAAAGATCCTTACTGTGGATGGTGTTCCCTGGAAAAACGTTGCACTGTAAGGAGTACGTGTCAAAAAGCCAATCGTAGCAGTCCAAGGTGGCTGTCTTTGAGCACAGGCCAGCAGTGTATTGACTTTGAGCAAGTATTACCCGACCGTCTGCCTATTAAGCAAATGGCAACGGTCCAACTGACCATCAGAACACTGCCTGAATTACCATCTGGTGCGAATTACAAATGTGTTTTCGGTAACTCTGAGCCCATTGACGCAACGATGACTGGCTCTGGTCTCTCCTGTCCTGCACCTCCGATCCAGCGACGTCCGAGTATACCCGAGGGCACAGATCACGTACTGGTACCGCTCTCTGTGCGATCTAGTGAAACCAATAAAGACTTTGTGTCACGTAATTTCGCGTACTTTGACTGTTCGAGGCATACTTTGTGCTCAGAGTGTGTCACCTCGCCATGGAGCTGCAGTTGGTGTGTTTATGACAATAAGTGCACTCACAATACAAGCGGCTGTCAAGGTAATATAATATCTGGTGACAATGCCAATGCTGCGACACTGGCAGCTCACGGTGTTCAGTACTGCCCGCGTTTTTCAAAACGCCAAGAGCCTCTAATGCTGCCCAACAATGTGCCCAAAGAAATAGTCCTGGAAGTTGAAAACTTACCGCACCCCCAAATTGGCCACACCGGCTTCCAATGCATTGTATCAATCGAGGGCGCTAATTTACGTGTGCAAGCGCGGGTCGACAGCAGCCGTTTTATTGTCTGCGACAAAACAATATATTCATACGAAGCCACTACCGGCGAGTACGAGGCATCAGTTACCGTTGTGTGGAACACAAATCATCATGTTGACCGcacaacaattattttatacaaatgtGAAGTACTTGGGTCACACCGTGAACATGCTGATTGCTCGCTATGTATGACACGTGATCCGCGATTTGATTGCTCGTGGTGCGGCAACAGTTGTATGAACCGACACTCATGTCTGCATGTGCCCTTCTCCGAATGCCCTAAGCCGCGCATCGACATGATACGGCCACTAAGCGGCCCAATCGAAGGCGGCACTCTTGTGACTATCGAAGGCAGCAACTTGGGATTGAAACGCAGTGACGTTGCCAATAAAATTCACATCGGTAACACTCCTTGTACTCTTGTTGACTACGAAATATCAGTGCGCATTATCTGCCGTACAGGACAACGCGAGGCCACCGACAAGGCGACCGTCGTCGTCGGCAACGATGCTGGTTACACTGAAAGTACGgtattatttcaatacaaaGATATACAACTGTCCGGTATTTATCCGTCCGTTGGTCCTCAAAGCGGTGGCACACAAATAGCAATCACCGGCGAGTACCTAAATATTGGTAGCACAATATCAGCATATTTGGATGAATTAAAGTGTCACGTAAATGCAACTCAAGCTAGCAGTACACGCTTGACATGTGTCACCAGTAAATCAAATAGTGTTAGACAAATTCAAACATTGACACTCAGTATCGATGGTGCTAATCGTACACTAAATAataatccatttaattatACCCAAGATCCAACAATTATGGAAATAAAACCTCTACGCAGTTTCGTATCCGGTGGACGTATGATAACTGTACATGGAACTAATTTAGATACGATACAAAAACCCGAGATGGAAGTTTACGCAGACAACGAATTGAAGCCAGTTAATAGAACTGTTTGTATTGTCCTGAATCCTACTCAAATGGAGTGTCCGAGTCCCAGTGTcgctgataaattttataatcatcgCGCTAAACGATTAGTACGGTCATTGATTTATaaacagcaacagcagcagcagcccCATTCATTGATAGCCTCACGCGGTACTAAAGACACTCAGCTGTCATTGAAGATTGCTTTCGTTATGGACAATGTCGAGAGTGTACGTGATCTcgaaaaacattttcaaaatttacggCACCGTTTGCTGTACGTTGAAgacccgaaatttttttcatttcctcATATGGTTAAATTGTACAAAGGTGACACATTGGTGATCGAgggtgaaaatttaaattatgctAGTGATGAAACTGATGTTAATGTTACGGTGGGTACTGCGGTGTGCAACGTTACGTCATTAGCACACACACAATTAGTGTGCACTCCGCCGGATCAACAGCCAGCGGGTACTGATGAAATGGGTATTAAAACAAAACGTGGTTTGCCACTGGTTGTTGTACGTGTTGGTAGAAGTCTACGTTTTCCAATAGGTTATCTGCAATACGACGTTATTAAATCTTATCCAATACCACCAGAGGCTATTGCCGGTATTGCTGCTGGTACATTTggtttagtatttttatttgtcctTGTGCTTGTTGTTTATAGACGTAAGAGTACACAAGCCGAACGTGAGTATAAGAGAATACAGATTCAAATGGACACACTGGAAAGTAACATAAGAATGGAGTGTAAACAAGCGTTTGCCGAATTACAAACTGACATGACTGATTTGACAGCTGATCTTGAGTCTTCTGGTATTCCGACActtgatcataaaaattacattatgaaagtattttttccGGGTGTACTGGACCATCCGATACTGAGTGATCCGCGATCACGTAGTGCATTATCACGATCCAATTATGACACTGCGATGATACAATTTGAACAGTTGGTAAATAACAAGTGTTTCATACTGACATTCATCGAGACATTGGAGGCACAGAAAGATTTTAATATCCGTGATAAAGTAAACGTGGCCTCGCTGCTGATGGTCGTGCTGATGGGTAAAATGGAGTACGCGACAGATGTACTGATGAACTTGTTGCTGAGACTAATTGACAAGTCTGTTGATACGAAGCATCCGCAGCTGATGCTTCGCCGTACGGAGTCTGTCGTGGAGAAGATGCTGACCAACTGGATGGCGCTGTGTatgtacaattatttaaaagattacGCAGCGTCCTCGCTCTTTTTGCTTTTCAAAGCCATCAAGCATCAGATCGAGAAGGGACCCGTGGACGTGGTGACCCACGACGCGAGGTACTCGCTGTCAGAAGAGCGGCTGCTGCGCGAACAAATTGATCACAGTGTGGTGACTCTGCACGTGGTGCAGGACGACCTGGACGAGAAGATCCAGTGCAAAGTTCTCGACTGCGATACAATAAGTCAAGTTAAGTCGAAAATACTTGACGCTTTGTACAAAAACACTCCGTTCTCTCTGAGACCGTCCATTCACAACGTTGACCTCGAGTGGCGGCACGGCCGAGGCGGTCATTTGACTCTCCAAGACGAGGATCTGACGACAAAGTGCAGCGGTgggtggaaaaaaataaacacccTCTCGCATTACGGTGTAAAAGAGTCAGCAGTGATGTCACTGATACCTCGACAAACTGATGCCTTTACAATGGGCTGCAAAACACCTTATCACACGTGTAAGCCATCCTCACACCATCAGCAGCACACGCATCATCATTCGCTTCATCGCATAAATCACTGCTCGACTGGGCATCTACCATCAACACCCAGCCACGGATTACTCAGTCCTATAATGTATCCCCATCCACCGGGTATCTATTTCGATGCCCAGCATTCACCTTCCCTGATAACCGCCAACGGTGACATAGAGAGCTCGGGTAATCAGCGACTCTGGCATCTGATAAGGCCCATTGACGAAGTACACTGTCCTCCCAGTAATGGGTTTACTAATAGCaaacatcatcatcatcatactGAATGCACCCACAAAGCCATCCCGGAAATATTCCTCACGAGGTTACTGTCAACAAAGGGAACCGTTCAAAAATTCGTCGACGATTTTCTCAACACAATTCTGACGGCCAACGAAGCACTGCCCAGTGCCGTCAAATGGCTCTTTGATTTTCTCGACGAAGCCGCTAAACGTCATGGGATAACCGACCCCGAGGTTGCACACGCATGGAAGTCAAATAGTTTGCCACTGAGATTCtgggttaattttattaagaatcCTGATTTTATGTTTGATATAAACAAATCGACGACCGTCGATTCGAGTTTATCAGTAATTGCCCAAATGTTTATGGACGCATGTTCAACGACGGAGCATCGTCTAGGCAAAGATTCAccctcaaataaattattgtttgctAAAGATATACCGCACTATCGTGACAAAGTTGGTAGATTTTATCACGATGTACAGAAATTACCGCCAATTACTGAACAAGATATTTCAAGTGCCATGCAGCAATTAAGCGCGTCACACGGCAATGAATTTGACGTTATTGCTGCTCTTAAGGAACTATACATCTACGTCCATAAATATTACGAACAA aTTCTCGAGGCCTTGGAGTCTGACGCGGGATGTCGCAAGTTACATTTAGCGCATAGACTTGAAAATGTGGCGTGCACACTTGAGGGTGAGGAGACCAGTGCCTGCTGA